One segment of Micromonospora sp. M71_S20 DNA contains the following:
- a CDS encoding SpcZ, whose protein sequence is MSGPPQPPAWLAAVLAALAEGHDPAAKPAWRRRVDVELDRLAGRVPFPVVHDWHARVLASTPGGDAGRLVGDLHRRALAGDRVGADEWRGALGPALRELYRAAYPYAEARAVAYANAEVYASANGYGPDEVVEFAAHYADLSTGANAEAFADANALANADALAGALARADAAAYAETYPAALVRAYALAAANRAGAAGAPYVLRAAYGRLADALAESLSRVSD, encoded by the coding sequence GTGAGCGGTCCGCCGCAGCCGCCGGCCTGGCTGGCGGCGGTGCTCGCCGCGCTCGCCGAGGGCCACGACCCGGCCGCGAAGCCGGCCTGGCGTCGGCGGGTCGACGTTGAACTCGACCGGCTCGCCGGCCGGGTGCCGTTCCCGGTCGTGCACGACTGGCACGCGCGCGTGCTCGCCTCGACGCCCGGCGGGGACGCCGGGCGGCTGGTGGGTGACCTGCACCGGCGGGCGCTGGCCGGCGACCGGGTCGGGGCCGACGAGTGGCGCGGCGCGCTCGGGCCCGCCCTGCGTGAGCTGTACCGGGCCGCCTACCCGTACGCCGAGGCCCGGGCGGTCGCGTACGCCAACGCCGAGGTCTACGCGAGCGCCAACGGCTACGGTCCCGACGAGGTGGTCGAGTTCGCCGCGCACTACGCCGACCTCAGCACCGGGGCCAACGCCGAGGCGTTCGCCGACGCCAACGCCCTCGCGAACGCCGACGCGCTGGCGGGCGCCCTGGCGCGGGCCGACGCGGCGGCGTACGCCGAGACGTACCCGGCCGCCCTGGTGCGCGCGTACGCCCTGGCGGCGGCGAACCGGGCCGGCGCGGCGGGTGCGCCGTACGTGCTGCGGGCGGCGTACGGACGGCTCGCCGACGCGCTGGCCGAAAGTCTGAGCCGCGTGTCGGATTGA